The genomic region GCGCAGCGAAGTACCGAAGCGAAGCGCAGTGCGGAATGCCCCGACCCTTGCGTTAGCAAGGGGCACGCCCAAAAAAAATATCAATAAGAGCAGATTAGCCTTAGTCCAAAAGGTTTTGATCTATGACTATATTCCAACGTTCTGAAAGCCACTGCTAAAAGCTTCGCGAATTTTATCTAATAACTCTTGAGCTTTTGAGTGATGCTCTTCTTGATTTTGTTCATTCATTTCGGCATGTACATGCACTAATTCTTTTTTGAGTTCCATCAGTTCAGTTATTTTGGCAAGGTACTTTTGCTTTGCAGCATACAGCTGATGCTCCAATTCCGCAATCTGCTTTTCGCACTCTTTGATAGAGGCTCTAATTTCAGCTTCTAATTTTTCTTTTTCCATAATATTTCGTTAGAATTTTTTCTGACCTATGAAATTTTATGCCTACTTAGCAAGCTGTATAAAAACACTTTATTTGTGCATCTATACAATTTGCTTGCATTGCAATAATATCTAATTTTTTCGTAAATACAAAACTAAACATGCAAAATGCTTGAATAAATCTTTATATTTTTGCCCAATGAAAAAATTATTAAATGTAGCCTTCATTTTCATTGTTTCTGCAAGCTTAGCTCAACCCAAAAAGTCCCCTGAAAACTGGATGCACATGGATTATGAAAGCGATAAAATCATGGGGATGAGCGTGGATAAAGCTTACACTCTGCTCAAAGGGCGAACTTCAAAAACGGTAATTGTAGCAGTTTTAGACAGTGGTATAGATATTAACCACGAAGACCTCAAAGAAGTTATTTGGAAAAATACCAAAGAAATTCCCAACAATAACATCGACGATGATAAAAACGGCTACGTTGACGATGTATATGGATGGAACTTCATCGGCGGTAAGGATGGAAGCCATGTATGGTATGATACTAAGGAATCCGCCCGTGAGTATAAAAGACTTTCTGCAAAATTTGAAGGCAAAAAAGAAGAAGAACTTAAAAAGCTATCCAAAAGTGAAAAAATAGAATATCAAAAGTACCAGAAAGTAAAACAAAAATTCCTTCAAGAGCGAACTCAAATGGAGCAGGCAATTAAAATATATGAAACTCTTAAAAAAGGTATAGAGCAAATTCTCAAAGATCTTGAAGGTAAACAAATTGACACTGCTACTTTGCAACAATATCAAACAGGAGAAGATCCTGTAAAGGTTATGTCTAAAAAAACCCTGTTAGAAGGTCTGAAGATAGGTCAATCTATAAGCGATATAACTAAGCAAGTAAACTCTGTGTATGAATATATCAGCAAAATGTTAAGTCTCAAACTCAATCCTGACTTTGATCCTCGCTCTATTGTAGGTGATAATTATGAGAATGTAACAGAGAAATACTACGGCAACAATGATGTTATTGGTCCAGATGCTTCTCATGGTACGCACGTAGCAGGGATTATTGGTGCAGTTAGAAATAATAATATCGGCATCAACGGAATTTGTGATAATGTACGAATTATGGTTGTTAGAGTGGTTCCCGATGGAGATGAAAGAGATAAAGATGTAGCTAATGCCATACGCTATGCAGTAGATAATGGTGCAAGCATCATCAACATGAGTTTTGGCAAAGATGTGTCTTTTAACAAAAAAGTGGTAGATGAAGCAGTCAAATATGCTATGTCCAAAGATGTGTTGATAGTTCATGCAGCAGGAAATTCGGCTATGGATTTAGATAAAGAGGAAAACTATCCAAATAAACGATACGAGGGAGGTGGAAAAGCAGAAGCTTGGCTAGAAGTAGGTGCTTCTTCTTGGAAAGGTGGAAAAGAAAAAGTTGGAAATTTTTCTAACTATGGACAAAAAAATGTAGATGTATTTGCACCTGGAGTAGGTATTTATTCTACTGTACCAGGGTCTAAGTATGAGCGATTTGATGGCACAAGTATGGCGTCGCCTTGTGCAGCAGGAGTAGCAGCCTTATTGAGGTCTTACTTTCCTACTCTTACAGCAGCACAAGTCAAAAACATTATCATGAAAAGCGTTACACCTATCCGAGAAACTACTATTAAGCCAGGCACTCAGAATCAAGAAGTCCCATTTAGTAAGCTATGTGTTTCAGGGGGAGTAGTAAATGCCTATAAAGCAGTTGAGCTTGCTCTTAAAACCAAAGGTAAGAAAAAGCCAATTTGACAAGCTACCGCTCTATTACATTCTATACCATAAACCCGCATACAAT from Bacteroidia bacterium harbors:
- a CDS encoding S8 family peptidase translates to MKKLLNVAFIFIVSASLAQPKKSPENWMHMDYESDKIMGMSVDKAYTLLKGRTSKTVIVAVLDSGIDINHEDLKEVIWKNTKEIPNNNIDDDKNGYVDDVYGWNFIGGKDGSHVWYDTKESAREYKRLSAKFEGKKEEELKKLSKSEKIEYQKYQKVKQKFLQERTQMEQAIKIYETLKKGIEQILKDLEGKQIDTATLQQYQTGEDPVKVMSKKTLLEGLKIGQSISDITKQVNSVYEYISKMLSLKLNPDFDPRSIVGDNYENVTEKYYGNNDVIGPDASHGTHVAGIIGAVRNNNIGINGICDNVRIMVVRVVPDGDERDKDVANAIRYAVDNGASIINMSFGKDVSFNKKVVDEAVKYAMSKDVLIVHAAGNSAMDLDKEENYPNKRYEGGGKAEAWLEVGASSWKGGKEKVGNFSNYGQKNVDVFAPGVGIYSTVPGSKYERFDGTSMASPCAAGVAALLRSYFPTLTAAQVKNIIMKSVTPIRETTIKPGTQNQEVPFSKLCVSGGVVNAYKAVELALKTKGKKKPI